ACCGTGGGAGCGCGAGGTCTTCGCGCGGCAGCTCGAGGTTTTTCCCGAGGGGCAGCTCTGCATCGAGACCGAGGGCAAGGTCGTCGCCGCGGCGATCAGCATGATCGTCGACTACGACCGCTACGGGCACAAGCACACCTACTGGCAGATCATCGGCGACGGCGCCCTGCGCAACCACGACCCCGACGGCGACACGCTCTACGGTGTCGACGTATTCGTCCATCCCGACTACCGCGAGCTCCGCCTGGCCCGTCGCCTGTACGATGCGCGCAAGGAACTGTGCGTGAACCTCAACCTCAAGCAGATCGTCCTGGGCGGGCGCATTCCCGGCTACCGCGCCCTCGCCCACGAGATGACGCCGCAGCAGTACATCGAAGAGGTCCGTCACGGCGAACGCATGGACCCCGTGCTGACCTTCCAGCTGAACAACGAGTTCCAGGTGGCGCGCGTGGTGCGCAACTACCTGCCCGAGGACCGCGAGTCCGGCTCGACGGCCGTGGTGCTGACCTGGCCGAACATCTGGTACGAGGACGAGGACATCCTCGTCGGCGGCCGCCGCAAGAGCGTGCGCGTGGGCGTGCTGCAGTGGCAGATGCGCCGGGTGAAGAACGTGGACGACCTCATGGAGCAGGCCGAGTACTTCGTCGACGCCGTCGCCGGCTACAACGCCGACTTCGTCCTGTTCCCCGAGTTCTTCAGCGCGCCCCTCATGGCCGGCCACGGCGACCAGAGCCCGGCCGAGGCCATACGATCGCTCGCCGACTACTCGGCCGCCGTCCGCGACCGCTTGCTCGACCTGGCCCTGGGCTACAACGTCAACGTGATCTGCGGCTCGATGCCACTGATCGACGACGAGGGCGGCCTGCGCAACGCGTCGTTCCTGTGCCGTCGCGACGGCACGTGGGACGCCCAGTACAAGCTGCACATCACCCCCGACGAGGTGCACTAC
The Candidatus Krumholzibacteriia bacterium genome window above contains:
- a CDS encoding GNAT family N-acetyltransferase, which codes for MTEEHDTPTDDRHLPQLTLRRTEFGDYDDIHEIMHRVYPHMGPWEREVFARQLEVFPEGQLCIETEGKVVAAAISMIVDYDRYGHKHTYWQIIGDGALRNHDPDGDTLYGVDVFVHPDYRELRLARRLYDARKELCVNLNLKQIVLGGRIPGYRALAHEMTPQQYIEEVRHGERMDPVLTFQLNNEFQVARVVRNYLPEDRESGSTAVVLTWPNIWYEDEDILVGGRRKSVRVGVLQWQMRRVKNVDDLMEQAEYFVDAVAGYNADFVLFPEFFSAPLMAGHGDQSPAEAIRSLADYSAAVRDRLLDLALGYNVNVICGSMPLIDDEGGLRNASFLCRRDGTWDAQYKLHITPDEVHYWGLQGGSRLLCFDTDAGKIGILVCYDVEFPELPRLLAEQGMEILFVPYWTDTKNAYLRVRRCAQARAIENECYVVISGSVGNLPQVENMDIQYSQSAVFSPSDFAFAHDAIVAEATPNTEMPLIVDLDLDKLRQLRVRGSVRNLADRRRDLYRVRWVGPDGLERGGGESERSDDPGQSG